Proteins encoded within one genomic window of Bacillus sp. F19:
- a CDS encoding metalloregulator ArsR/SmtB family transcription factor gives MSENNRLRDVFDAIADPTRRRLIRLLAEAEERPLHELTAQFQMGRTAVSKHLTILKEAGLVLDRKVGRETRFRLNASPLREIQDWVADYSKFWSTNMLRLKQLLEEEEE, from the coding sequence GTGAGTGAGAACAACAGATTACGGGATGTGTTTGACGCAATTGCAGATCCAACTAGGCGCCGACTGATTCGTCTGTTAGCTGAGGCAGAGGAGAGGCCGCTTCATGAATTAACGGCACAATTTCAAATGGGCCGTACAGCGGTATCCAAGCATTTGACAATCCTTAAAGAGGCCGGACTGGTACTTGACCGAAAAGTCGGCAGAGAAACGCGATTTAGGCTAAATGCCTCTCCACTCAGAGAAATTCAAGATTGGGTGGCTGATTACAGTAAGTTCTGGAGTACGAATATGTTGCGCTTGAAACAACTATTAGAGGAGGAAGAAGAATGA
- a CDS encoding DUF839 domain-containing protein, translating to MKKQEFKLPIVTGILSAIMLGGSVLPTELVHAQNVKPLPQFIDSASKQALTPFLLTKGYEQVWIMSEQVDQDFLNYPSTNVISETGANAGRYLYRTHQLDNHAAISVTDLTGKEETKVLAQLEDWENLDELVWTPWGNLLTAESPKIANHSDAYNSKSSSGLVYEINPSNGEIAPIPALGSFTHKGIHLDENGNVYLTDYNENGNIYRFVPDQVGDLSSGQLYVLRITKDLGDYTGSAEWIPIDQNNTRLQAKQAGAAIYQLPSDLVIKDNALYVSVEGENRVLSISLSETPVVRNFVRSGDNAKKKEFQNPSYLAFDSEGTLFIAEKNGQADIWAASTDQRKKDGLAKKVERFATLSDAKAVPSGLYFDPIERFAPSEGQNLFINVKNANDGNDKTFVIRKKPNSKLNPEPDRWIDAGTPDRGVEDPIISAHRGAPWLAPENTLDSYRYAYAYGANMVEVDVRETKDGRYVAFHDSTVDAITDGTGPLSEMTFEEVRALNVADNNQWRGSEYDPAQTASLEEILELAEQVGGGIEFDIKSITDPAKLANLVAQYDGVLERSIFNSSDIRIKHAQPMAKLIYNRNQYETPGMLYLQGAYYSVFGSRQDEYTPESIVAIHDAGGIILPHSYDFGADKEGATFVEGRTMGTDGAQTNQSDIILDVLDTPIPSSITVNTDGDTVTANLVNSLNGMGIPEKLLTVDNGVETIQLTTKRGGSITLPDGSEGARIVFAGDATVQSSSSDVSKTE from the coding sequence TTGAAGAAACAGGAGTTTAAACTTCCAATAGTCACAGGTATTTTGTCGGCAATCATGTTGGGGGGATCCGTTCTTCCAACCGAATTAGTACATGCCCAAAATGTCAAACCGCTCCCTCAATTCATAGATTCAGCTTCCAAACAAGCACTAACCCCCTTTTTACTTACAAAGGGTTACGAACAAGTATGGATTATGAGCGAACAAGTCGATCAGGATTTCCTTAATTATCCAAGTACAAACGTCATTAGCGAAACTGGTGCTAATGCAGGGAGATATCTTTACCGTACCCACCAACTGGACAATCATGCTGCCATCAGTGTTACTGATCTAACTGGTAAAGAAGAGACCAAAGTACTTGCTCAGCTCGAAGATTGGGAGAACCTTGATGAATTGGTTTGGACCCCTTGGGGGAATTTACTCACCGCAGAAAGCCCGAAAATCGCAAACCATTCAGATGCTTATAATTCTAAATCTTCAAGCGGATTGGTATATGAAATTAACCCCTCAAACGGCGAGATAGCCCCAATTCCAGCATTGGGATCTTTCACTCACAAAGGAATCCATCTTGATGAAAACGGAAATGTCTATTTGACTGATTATAATGAGAATGGAAATATTTATCGATTTGTGCCTGATCAGGTAGGTGATCTTTCCAGTGGGCAACTTTACGTCTTGCGTATTACTAAAGATTTAGGGGATTATACCGGAAGTGCCGAGTGGATCCCAATTGACCAGAATAATACTCGTTTGCAAGCTAAACAGGCAGGTGCAGCCATTTATCAGCTGCCATCCGACCTTGTGATAAAGGACAATGCGCTCTATGTTTCAGTTGAAGGCGAAAATCGCGTCCTTTCCATCTCCCTCTCAGAAACACCTGTTGTGCGTAACTTTGTGAGGTCAGGAGACAATGCGAAGAAAAAAGAATTTCAAAATCCAAGCTATTTGGCTTTTGATAGTGAAGGAACCCTTTTCATAGCCGAGAAAAATGGACAAGCTGATATATGGGCTGCATCAACCGATCAAAGGAAAAAGGATGGATTGGCCAAGAAGGTTGAACGTTTTGCTACTCTCTCTGATGCAAAAGCTGTTCCTTCTGGCTTGTATTTTGACCCTATTGAGCGTTTTGCTCCTTCCGAAGGTCAGAACCTTTTTATAAATGTTAAAAATGCTAATGACGGTAATGATAAAACCTTTGTGATCCGAAAGAAGCCAAATTCAAAGTTGAATCCGGAGCCTGACCGTTGGATCGATGCTGGAACGCCGGATCGCGGAGTGGAAGATCCAATTATTTCAGCACATCGTGGAGCACCTTGGCTAGCACCAGAAAATACACTCGATTCCTATCGTTACGCTTATGCATATGGTGCTAATATGGTTGAAGTTGATGTTCGAGAAACGAAAGATGGCAGATACGTAGCATTCCATGATTCGACAGTCGATGCAATAACGGACGGTACAGGTCCCCTTTCCGAAATGACCTTTGAAGAGGTACGGGCACTAAATGTAGCTGACAACAACCAATGGCGCGGAAGCGAATATGATCCCGCTCAAACGGCTTCTTTGGAAGAAATTTTGGAGCTTGCAGAACAAGTTGGCGGAGGCATTGAGTTCGACATTAAAAGCATCACTGATCCCGCAAAATTAGCTAATTTAGTAGCACAATATGATGGAGTTTTAGAACGATCAATCTTTAATTCAAGCGATATTAGAATTAAACATGCACAGCCAATGGCAAAGCTAATCTATAACCGAAACCAATACGAGACACCGGGAATGCTCTACCTGCAAGGTGCTTATTATTCAGTTTTTGGATCTAGACAGGACGAATATACTCCGGAAAGTATTGTCGCTATTCATGATGCAGGAGGAATCATCTTGCCGCATTCCTATGACTTTGGAGCAGATAAAGAAGGTGCAACATTCGTAGAAGGTCGCACGATGGGGACAGATGGTGCTCAAACAAATCAGTCAGATATTATATTAGATGTACTAGATACCCCTATACCTTCATCAATCACCGTTAACACTGATGGCGATACAGTCACGGCCAATCTTGTAAATTCTTTAAATGGCATGGGGATTCCCGAAAAATTGCTCACTGTAGACAATGGAGTAGAAACCATTCAACTAACTACGAAACGTGGTGGATCTATAACCTTACCGGACGGCTCGGAAGGTGCCCGAATCGTGTTTGCAGGTGATGCTACCGTACAATCTAGCTCGTCGGATGTATCGAAAACGGAATAA
- a CDS encoding SRPBCC domain-containing protein, whose protein sequence is MSLTLSLDFQYTTSIEKLWSALTDSSKLAKWVVNIHTGQAMENDFKPVIGHRFQFRTPPTEYWDGIVDGEVLIVNAPNRLSYTWASGGEKHTVIWTLQDLGDGKVNLHLEQTGISNAQALNGAKYGWSKWCGELEKVLEQ, encoded by the coding sequence ATGAGTTTAACATTATCCTTGGATTTTCAGTACACGACATCGATTGAGAAGCTTTGGTCCGCCTTAACAGATTCAAGCAAGCTTGCCAAGTGGGTGGTCAACATCCACACCGGTCAGGCGATGGAAAATGATTTTAAGCCCGTTATAGGACACCGTTTTCAGTTTCGCACTCCGCCGACCGAATATTGGGATGGAATTGTTGACGGCGAAGTGCTTATCGTGAACGCACCAAACCGGTTGTCTTATACTTGGGCCAGTGGAGGAGAGAAGCACACGGTCATCTGGACGCTGCAGGATTTAGGGGACGGAAAGGTTAACCTTCATCTCGAACAAACCGGAATCTCAAATGCTCAAGCACTCAATGGAGCCAAGTATGGCTGGAGTAAGTGGTGCGGCGAGCTTGAAAAGGTGTTGGAACAATAA
- a CDS encoding DoxX family protein, whose product MSKIIGAETTVIVETQPRGKMIAYWTVTLLLAAAVMLSGIGQLMQYGGNIELVTNLGYPLYVLTILGIWKVLGAIALVVPGFPRLKEWVHAGIFFLMTGAALSHAFANDYGDSGFSIILPLSYASLNIASWALRPKSRKL is encoded by the coding sequence ATGAGTAAGATTATCGGTGCGGAAACAACCGTGATAGTAGAAACCCAGCCCCGAGGAAAAATGATTGCTTATTGGACAGTCACATTGCTACTCGCAGCAGCTGTTATGTTAAGTGGTATCGGGCAACTTATGCAATATGGGGGAAACATCGAGTTAGTGACGAATCTAGGTTACCCATTATACGTCTTGACCATTCTCGGGATTTGGAAGGTGCTTGGAGCCATCGCTCTCGTCGTGCCAGGTTTTCCTCGGCTTAAAGAATGGGTTCACGCTGGTATCTTCTTTTTAATGACTGGTGCGGCTTTATCTCATGCGTTTGCTAACGATTATGGTGATTCCGGGTTTTCTATTATCCTTCCGCTTTCATATGCTTCACTAAATATTGCCTCGTGGGCGCTACGTCCTAAGAGCCGCAAACTTTAG